The window GCACATTCTCTTTagtttaaagttgaaaaaactgttgtattttatttaaagattaattCCCAGCATTTTTTGGTActtgacattttttacctaGCCTCGCCGTTatcgaaatataaatattcgaaaaactaaaatacgAATTTTCACCCAAAACTCGTTCTTgagaaagattattttgtggttcttgttaaaaatttaatttaaaatcaattagaaATTGTATTTTGGACAATTATTGGGCAAGTATTTTTTGACTCGTAACAATTTTTACcaaacctcaccgttttcgatatttaagcgttaaaaaataaagttcaaatttttgtggaaaattcgttattgacgaaaatgaAGATTATTTTGAGATTCTGagcaaaattttgatgtgaaacTATATggctttttattttgaacaaatatctaaacactttttgatttgatattttttacctaatctcaccgttttcgatatataagcgtttgaaaaaaaaaacgtatttttgccgaaaatttgttattgacgtaaaagattattttgtgattctGGTCCtagattttatttgaaaactatatgaTATTATACTTTGGAcaattataaagattttttgactcttcacattttttaccttacctcatcgttttcgatatatcgaaaacggtgaggtaagatgaaaattgtcaaaagtcAAAAAGTCTTTataattgtccaaaatataaagtcaagtgattttcaaatcaaatttttgaccagaattacaaaataatctttatattcGTCAAACACAAATTTCCTGCAAAAACACGTTGTTTTTCttcaaacgcttatatatcgaaaacggtgagattaagtaaaaaatattaatagtcaaaaaatgtttagaattgttcaaaataaaaagtcatatagttttcacatcaaattttttgaccacaactacaaaataatctttattttcgttaataacgaattttcgacaaaaatgtgtactttattttttttaaacgcttgTATATCAAAAACAGTGaggtttcatgaaaattttcacgaatcaaaaatactttgaaccgtcgaaaataaaatatctaatggctttcaaattaaatttttgaccggaaccacaaaataatctttattttccacAGTAACGAGTTTTCGgtaaaaattcgtattttatttttctaatgcttatatttcgaaaacagtgAGGCTAGATAAAAAATGCCAAGAATCAAATATGCTGGGAATTGTTcataacataaaatacaattgtttttttaaaagtaaagtaaagAGAATGAGGTGTCCGGAAGTAGGGTACTTCTGTCCCACTTTATTGGAGTAAATCGCACAAGTTCACATGTATATGACTTTGTTAAGTACACacagacaaacattttttttttggcttccATATAAATCTGCGGACGAGGAGTCAATTCCTCATTTAGACTGTTTTTTTCGGTTTAATTTCCTCGATAACATTGTTTCTTCCGAATGCGAATATTCGTCACATCACTAATACATAGACTCCAAAAAAACAACCCTCCTTCTGGCGCAATAgggtaaaaataaactaattatttagtaaaagttataaaaatgatatacttACAATGTGTACATAGAATTGGTCGTACAAAAAATACGTCTTGAAACGTGTGTTGATTATCAAtacctaaaaaatacaaaaacatacaattattaCCAAATAAAGCACTCTGTACGAATTATTAAGGAAATTTCCTCATTTAGAATTTCcataaaaggatttttttttacaccaaaATGTTcgtttaagtattatttattgaagaaatactctcctaaaattttatgaagaaattcgaagttaaaaaaattcgtcaagcaggagctgcgttagctaaccCGCAGAGATtggaaaaataacacatttttcttaaaatcgaatattgcatattttaaatttttaaataatttatattccgAAAAAGCGCCAAGAGAAAAAATcataagagtacttttttgcttagaactaatcaaaaaatacaaaaatattttttattctgaaaaaattcaaaattttgtgctttgcagttttattcaaatccatttgctagtttttgcgataaagcgtaacaaacaaataaacaaacaaacatccttactttcccatttataatacataaggATATTCaatacagggtattttaacaattaactcaatcaatcaattttttattttcacctgTTTAACAATAGTAATAACTTTCGATACTGCTATATTACCTTAAATGACTTTAATGACATATAATGAGGTAAATAACAACAATACAACttagaaattttctatataaaaattctaatttacgCGACTTTTATCttttctaacatttttttatatcagtatttgatataaaaaattgtagtatATTTTGGCGGAAATTAAAACCACGTGCGACCTTTAATGCTACTGGAAGTCATTATATACAAAGCGCGTGTGTTATATAGCTAGTAATAATTGATAAGCTGCAAGCAATTAGTCGAATTAATAAGCTGGAAAATATTGAAGACCTGTCGGGCAGCAcctattttaaatagttatagAGATGGTCATGGTTACAGAATGTAGAGCCTTAAACATGATAGCAGGTAATAACCCATGTCGTCCTTTAAGGGTACGCGAATTTTTACGTCGGATATCCACTTCCCccgaaaaatcgaaattttcggTGACTTAATTTCAGGATGACTGTTCAGAATCACATCTAATGAACTATCAAATAAGCAGACAGTTTCCAACCCCACCACTTAGTGACAGTTTTCAATCACCCTCCTGGGGAGAGAATATTCCATAAAGAAATTTGCGGACCCCTACGGGCGACTTGggtcattaaaattatttttttctatgtgtTCCTTAGACCTTCAGGAACATTCATTACCTgaaaaaatattactgaaacaaCTCATTTATGGATATCTGCAAAGTcgcaactttattttttattcatttatccTTTTATAAGAGACCAAGGAAAAGATTGCAGGGTTTAAATGGAGTAGAGTCTCTCCCCTGGACTGTTCAAatgttttcttgaaaaattttaaactgataTAAGCAAGTTTTGGCATGCATCCATTCCAATAACCGATTGGTATGGCCAGTCTGTAAGCCAGTGCGTTTGCTTTAACCTCTAGGTCTTTGAGATTGTTTTGTGACGGTGACAGAAATGTCATCTGCGTATAGAATGAGATCAGTATGACCATTAGTTTGGCAGGTCATTTACgtagaacaaaaataaaagaggACCCAATACCCTCCCTGTGGGGACTCCAATGTTTGACAGCTTCATGTTGGATTTGGTGTTGTTAGCCACAGATACTGATTAACGTCGCTCAGTTAAGTATGTAAGGGTTATATCTCTAACCCATACCTTTCAAGTTTTCCCAAAAGAATATCATGATTGACACAGTCAAATACCTTACTTAAATCGCAAAACACAGTGGTAGCCAATAATTTGTCATCAATTGCTTTGAGAACTTTTTCAACGTACTCCACTAAGGCGCTGGAGTACGTTGATTTCGATCCTGTATTCCCGTAAAGTATAATCAGTgccaaattataatttcttgtgGTCGGCAGGGAAACAGAGAAGCAGCAAATACTATGAATATGAACAATCATTTCAAATACCGACATCCAACCCAATATGTAACTgttctacaataaaaatattaattaacaatcaaggttttttagatataattccttcaatatatattttatcgacAAGTACATACAAAGTAAGAAGCCGGATAGTCGGCTTTACCGACTAATAGGAACATCTCTAATTGCCACAAATGTTACCTCTTAtcgtagaataattttttatctacattaaaaaatgttaaaaaagattaaactcgcgtaaattataatttttaaataataaatttttaagttgtatttttgcatacattttttaacaaaagacaATGTATGCACGTTCTCATTAAACGCATTCTTTAGTGCACATgtaaattttagactttttattaaattataacataatttagactattttaattatatttataaatttattgcttATAATTAGatactaattatattaaaatttaaaattattaccgtTATAAATATTACTTGTACTAATTTCTTCTAGTCCGGGTGCAGATGGGTGATGAATTGTTTTATTCACTTCTGATCCTAATAATTTTACGTATTcaactgaaaaataaatgaatattcgattattacatttccattaaaaattataagtgaTAAAAGGTGATCAGATAaaagttatacattttttaacaaaacggTATAGGATgatatcaatatgatttttttaaattttagataatgACAGCTGACCATTTTGGTCAGGACGTCTGGTGGTAAAAATTCTAACTATAATAAAGTTGCATGGGATGCTCTCAATACTTAGGATCtatttaacaattataaataaaaactactaaTTATTGGAACCacgttccttatcgcacgttatgatttgttAGCTGGTTGGAAGGTAAAACCACAAATAAGCAAAAGACCCCAAAATCCGACATTTAAGGCacctaaaaaactaaaacttgttTACTTGATTCAGcttgtcatgaattttgagaatatgcaaaaacattttacaatctgtcaatttgtattttttgtccaaaatttatgttttttcgttaaaaaaaattagctgtGAGTTATCAAAAGAGTTTCAATTTAACacaatagagataatttaaagtaagtacaaggaaattttatgttatgtcatattaaatattctgatcaattaaattgtgggtAATTTATCCACATATTGGGtagactactaaatcagaagtatgtcttctttaaactaatattacaatgaatacataaagtatagagttaaagtacCTATAatgtttaattctttaaacgattaaacaattatttcatttcttaaattaatacaataaatttacagAATTACCAACGCACAGATTGGTAATTAGCAGATGctaattaccaatgcacagaagctaatatttgtaattatttactgttatttgtacgaaaggaacatagttgtTACCAGGTACCCATGACATCTTTCGTTCTttcttatcaaataaaaatgatccGCCAAACTGCTCGAACTTGTAACGACAttgtaattgcgtttctatggaatgtacattcgatagatacgactttgctttgaaaacaaatattacctAAACAACGTTGTTGTTTATCAACAAACCAAATATCCTGTACTCATCGCggaataaattttgagaaatagtTCTTGGAGAAAAATTTTAGGTGGCACATTGAAGTTTCAATAGGTTGCTCTCTTCCTTGACAACGGCGGTGAAATCGATTGAAACTGGGTGGTTAATTCCTTTACAGCTTCCGAGATCGGTAGTGTTAAACCAGTAACAATTTTCTCCATAAATTTTACAGTGATAAACAGGATATGTTAACTTTGATATTAATCGaagaaataaaactgaaaaaaacaaTCTAACCCATGAATCGACTCCTCGCCACTAGATTTTTATGACAGCcgatggaaaatattttttcagttttatttcctcgattaataTCAAAGTTATCATATCCAGTTTatcactgtaaaaatttatggaGAAAATTGTTACTGATTTAACACTATCGATCTCAAAGGCCGTAGCGGAATTTATCACCCAGTTTCAATGGATTTCACCGCCGTTGTCAAGGAAAAAAGCAATCTATTGAAACTTCAATGTGCCacctaaaaatttttctccaaTGAGATAAGAATAAACCAAGGCGAAACTCATCTAGTCTAGTCTAGtcgacaagttcaaattggttaATATAGAAATAACGGTCGTAAAAATGCGTGTGATAGTTCATTTCACTCGGAATGATGCCTAGAAAAACGTGCCAGAAGCGCTTTTTAGCacattaaaaattgcaaaagttataaacaaacacacactcatgactgatattcccatataatacatactatgtgAATGATTTGTGCTCTCAAAggtacacagtgatgtttacgaaaaattgtttcaaacaaaagttgtttatttttttataaggaacatttcttatattttaaacttttgttctatctgtaacgttttacaagatgagtcctacggccccaattgacctatgttgctcatttatgaactcgtcctcactttttacgtcctgagcacgctgtaaaaatttcaacatgatatcttttttcgtttttgagttatcttgatgacagacggacagacaagcggacaaccggaaatggactaattagatgactctatgaacacctttaccaaaagtttgttcatagcatcaatatttttaagcgttacaaacttgggactaaacttagtacaccttgaCTTAGTATcctatttcatatacatggtataaatagcGAACATACCTGGAATGTACCCTTCAGCACCCGTACGTCGATTATATCCATAAATAAGACCTAATCGTGTCTTATTTTCATGACGATTATGTACATTTACATACGGATGTACAACTACTTCAAAAATATCATCTTTTTGAAATGATAACAATGTTTGCTCACTCTGTGACTGCGATGATGGATTATATGTTTGGAGCGCTTTATATAAAGCATATTCTTGTTCCATTGCATGAAGACGAAATTGgcacaaataaaatattgctaTGTAAATATTGAGGCGAAAAATTAtgtacttttttacaatatctaTACATAAATTTCGTTATCAAATCCGTATCCATTATTTCTTACGAAATATCCttgagtaaaaaatttgtttgtctccAAGCCACCACAATTATTACTTTGATTTAAGGATTAAtatccatgtttttttttttttgtacttttatttttgtttgttttaacacttaagttttttaattcgccatttttttgacttaaaattatttttattaaaactcgTATACATCAAAACCACGACTAAAAAATCAAACGAaactgtatttaaattattgtaacaaaaaaatgtttattaagttaaaaaacttAACACTTTTCTCGGTGTAAAATTACGAACTTCtaagcattttaataaaaaaaatttttttaattcaaaactacAAACACTTTTTAAGTATAAGCGAAAAACTAACCTTATGAATGGGAAAAAAATTGTCTAAGGTAAtcgaaaatatgtttaataaacgtaatttacaattacaaaattcttaaataactgTTAACTCAACAAAttcatttacagaaaaaaaaacagcttgGCTTCTcaataatcttaaaaatcaTAAAGTTTTCTCTACCTAAGTGACATTTACTATACACATCTCACTCTATTGCATTTGTAATAcacataattatcaaaaatattatttatctttatcaCACACAATTATCTAACTTGACAGGGTtggtaaatgtttttttgtacgaaaaattgtataaaaaaaatatattccattaaaaaaaatattttgttttaattaaattgtatttcaatttaatcgaatttaattcgaaattaaTTGAATACATTCGAAGATaagcatggaaaatttttatggaataCCATAATTGTAACATAAAATGTCACTAGGTCACGATACTAATACATAGATATGGCAGTAACTATGATATGATAATGTCAATGAGTTCCAGCCATAGAGATTATACAGATAGAGAACGTCAGGGGTCTGTTAGCCTATAAGTAGATGCTATATGAGtagcgagagagaagactgcaaGTGAGTTCCaatgtgtccttgtctaatacgTATACGTAATATACTGACTATCgtatataataagtatacaatatacatatgaTTATAACAAGAACACAGGAGAACGCACTGGCAGTTTCCTTTCTTGCTacgcatatcgcatccacttataggctagcgttctctatctgtattatctctatgattCCAGCCTAAAAGATCGGAAAGTTATAAGCAGTGACTTAATTTATTTCCGATTTGTTATATTTACTACATATTTTTGGAATTGTGAATAAACGGTAgggtaatataaaatttaaatataaacccCTTCTCGTTTATTAAATCTCTAGAAATACTAATTTATACAGAAATATCACCACACTTGAATTTCTTTAACGCCTCTTTGGCCCTCCTTAGCCACGCGTAACTTCTTTAAaggtatattttgaaattaaaagtatcgacaaaaacaaataaaacaaacttttattcaatTGGCTAACATTTAATAATCGAATCTTatgatacaataattaattcagtTCTACTCTCTACCTTATCGTTATACTGTTattaaatactgcttaaaataaTGATCGatctattaaaagaaatatttaaaaaaactagctCGATTATCACGAAGAGAGTAATGCTGGTAATATTTGAGCAAATTACAgagttaaataattcaaaaatacaaaaaatttaaaattaattttaaggaacAATTACTACGCGCCTCCGCTAGAAAGCAAATACATCAATCTATAAAAAAGTTAAGTacaaaaaactagatttttcgttttttttatcgattagttaaaattttctagTACCCATTTCGAAACTAATATAGATACCTCAGACAAAATACGTATATCATGAcctttgaactattttttttttcctgaacTATGTTGTATCAAGGTTATCAGAAAAACTTCTATCAAGTAACCCCATCTGTGATGAAAAAATACCTAATGTAGTACCCAAAGCGCCTCATTATTTTCAACCAATAATCATATATTACAATGGTGACCAAATTTCTGTAgcacaaagatttttttaaagtagccCAAGCATATAAAAAAAGGCTAATTCGGAAAAAGTAGGACAATCAGGCAACCCTGCTATGTATAGGAAAATAACGGGTCACTATTAGTCCATATGTATTCTGCCTCTGAGGTATCTATTATATGTTAGTTCCAAAACGACCACCAGGAAAATGTTTTCACCATCAATATGTGTACCAATAACTGACactgttttatattttcaaaaaattcgattGTTTTGTCGACGATCCCATTCCTTAAGTACTTTACAATGTTGAGTTGATATCCCACAGAGAAGcacgataatttattttaataccaaTAATGAGTTAATGACTTCATGTGCTCCATTATCTCTCTCAAACGTCATTTATACACAATGCCATACCTATGCCTACGTATCATGCCACTAGTTactatttatgaataaaattattgtttatatatttttgtttcaaattaaaatgacaattcatttgattttatgataagtaaatattataaaattgtccCAAAAATTTTAgtggatttttttattgttttttaataactgtaattatcattattatttaatctacTTACACTTATCTGAACACTTTACAATACAGTTTACACCTCCTCTTGAATAAGtacatttattcttttttttattacaaattagtgaatttttgtttgattttatttttcatttgattattttgtgTTAAATCTCTTGTGTGGATTATAAAAAATGGCTACAAATATGTTTCGTGCTAATGGAAAGTAAGTaaatcaaatatcaaaatcacttttataaaaatatattttttgaagttgTTATTGCCGTTTTTCTGTTTCCAACTGACATCTAGATATTtcgtaaacaaatataatttatgatattaatcatagatatgtatttaaaaaacaaagatgGCATATATATCCATTGAATAAATCATATAATCGCGCTCTTTTATTTGTAATACTTTTACCTTTATGCAGTATGTGTATTTACACGCTAACGTAATCATAACTAATCATGTTAAGAATCAAGTGAATTTAATAGAACCGAATAGGGTGCTAATTTTAAGAAGTAGAAAGTAATAgtaatgatttatatttttactatatattaacaatattttcccTTTGCATTCTTGAACTGCCCAAAGCCCCCTGTTACTTTGTTATCTTTCATAAGTCTgtgtaattttaccaaaaattacgaattttttgGGATTATAGCTTTAACTGATGCTAGTCGAAAAAACTTTCTTCAAATACGCATCTGCATgataatttcatgaaaatgaactaatatattattaaatttattaacttaattaaccATTCACTTAACAGCCTAGCCTTTTTATGAAACGGCGCCGTTCAATTAGCGGCCTGAATGATATTCAGCCCTAGTGTCTAGTTTAACATTTAATGTATTGGCTGGCTAATGCGTAGGCCATTCATAAAATAAGATGAccatatgacaaaaaaaaaaaaagaaatatctgaCATTAGAAATTGttcatttacaaatataaaatatgatgagATCAAATTCGAGTGAAATTTCCATGGCATTTGGATgtccaaataattttatttttaaaacaagcacaTCTATTTTTGCGACACGTATTCACAGCATTTTtgcaactaaaattttttaatacttggcCACCAAGGTTTCTAACTTGCCTCAACCTCTCTCAAAGAAATTAAACTTTCTGAAATTTCGTTGCCATGATTTGTATCTGAATACTTGTGACACGTAGCTTTGTATGTGAATTCACCATAAATCACTTCTGGGAGAACGTTAGTcgttattatatgaaattattctttctaatgtgttttttaaaccataaatttaacATCAAATGAAATTCCTATTTTTACTATTGACAAAATTAGCCTTAGTTAAATGATTTCATAGTACTTGATATAAAATTCTTGCGGATATTGTTACACTAGCAGTTTCCAACCAGTTTCGCTATGAAATTTCAActttagaatgaaaaaaaaaaaactatcacgGAAAATAAAATACGGCCcatgttactcgctgataaCGTAAATTCTATAGGTGAACGAATTTTTAGAATCTGCAGAGTAGTTTTCGAGTTTAtccattacaaacaaaaaactattttctctaTATAATTAGTGTAGGtactttgtaaaaatttccTTACATCGCTAGCGTGTGACTAGACATAATAGGTATTTCAACCATCGCAATAGTGCCACCtgtgttaatataaataaaacaacaaaattaaatagtagtgggaaaaattatttttatttacaataaatttttaagtattgatAACAGTGTcataattttttccttattaaaaaaaatatcacatttaaatttgtgtcttcaacaaaaattgttactttaaataaattaaaaattatataatgtatattaattttacttcttGGGTGATGATGTAACAATTCGTATACCATGCATATCTTTAATTTGATCTTTTAAACAATCATTAACAATTCTATGTTGTTTAACAATTGATAACCCTTTGAAATCACTGGATTCCACATAAATATCAAACATTGCACCACAACCTCCCGAAATGTCGGTCACTTTAATATCACTGGCTTTCGGGAAACgttcttttaatttatctaaaatacttttatctaATGCTGCACCACCAGTactaatattatgattattcgAACCGTACCAAACTTTTGAAAGGGTCTGTAACaatttagttaattattgaggttagatatttctaaaataggataaaaaaattgatatattaatgcAATACTTACATTTATTGGAAAACGAACGGTTTGTACGttagggaacattttttgtgttataaattttactaaattcatttttatttatatattattttatttaattcactaGTAAATGTTAATAGACGATAATTAGTACTGATGTAAGTTTAAATACTTGTAATAGATGGCACTTTTGATTGAATTTgacttaaattttaacaatttaataatagatGGCGTTGATAGGATCAGAATTCATAATTTagaaaagttggtttttgagCCTGGATTCTGTTCTAATAATAGTttcaagaagaaaaatt is drawn from Chrysoperla carnea chromosome X, inChrCarn1.1, whole genome shotgun sequence and contains these coding sequences:
- the LOC123302229 gene encoding bolA-like protein 3; its protein translation is MNLVKFITQKMFPNVQTVRFPINTLSKVWYGSNNHNISTGGAALDKSILDKLKERFPKASDIKVTDISGGCGAMFDIYVESSDFKGLSIVKQHRIVNDCLKDQIKDMHGIRIVTSSPKK